The proteins below come from a single Xyrauchen texanus isolate HMW12.3.18 chromosome 1, RBS_HiC_50CHRs, whole genome shotgun sequence genomic window:
- the LOC127644200 gene encoding ammonium transporter Rh type C 2-like: MSSLIFNMGNCCRSFWCQKKNPDVRISLPVVCFVWQIAMIILFGFFVRYNEESDAHWSEHKHKKNITSDIENDFYFRYPSFQDVHVMIFVGFGFLMTFLKRYSFGGVGFNFLIAAFGIQWALLMQGWFHALDPVDGTIKIGVENIINADFCVAGCLIAYGALLGKVSPVQLMVLTLFGVTLFAVEEYIILELLHVRDAGGSMVIHTFGGYYGLAISWILYRPNLNQSKLLSGSVYHSDVFAMIGTLFLWMFWPSFNSAIADHGDGQHRAAINTYLALAASVLTTFAISSLSAKKGKLDMVHIQNATLAGGVAMGTAAEFMITPYGSLIVGFCCSILSTFGYLVITPFMEKYMKIQDTCGIHNLHAMPGVLGGIIGAITAATASTGVYGHEGLVNTFDFEGDFAERSPSTQGGFQAAGLCVALTFGLVGGAIVGFILKLQIWGDPSDDNCFDDEVYWEVPEDEESPILQYNSHMIEKNPDRMSEFTVEQS; this comes from the exons ATGTCATCTCTCATCTTCAACATGGGTAACTGCTGTCGAAGTTTCTGGTGTCAAAAGAAAAACCCAGATGTCCGAATCAGCCTGCCTGTGGTCTGCTTTGTGTGGCAAATTGCCATGATCATCTTGTTTGGATTCTTTGTGCGTTACAATGAAGAGTCAGACGCGCACTGGTCTGAGCACAAACATAAGAAGAACATCACAAGCGATATTGAGAACGACTTCTACTTCAGATACCCAA GTTTTCAGGATGTGCATGTGATGATCTTTGTCGGTTTCGGCTTTCTCATGACCTTCCTGAAACGCTACAGCTTCGGTGGAGTCGGATTCAACTTTCTCATTGCCGCGTTTGGCATTCAGTGGGCTTTGCTCATGCAGGGCTGGTTCCATGCTCTGGACCCTGTCGATGGCACAATCAAGATTGGAGTTGAGAA TATCATAAATGCCGACTTCTGTGTAGCTGGATGTCTTATTGCATATGGAGCTCTCCTCGGAAAAGTTAGTCCAGTGCAATTGATGGTCTTAACTCTATTTGGCGTAACATTATTTGCAGTTGAGGAATACATCATTCTTGAACTTCTCCAT GTTAGAGATGCTGGTGGCTCAATGGTCATCCACACTTTTGGGGGATACTACGGCCTAGCAATATCATGGATTCTTTATCGACCAAATCTAAACCAAAGCAAGCTTCTGAGCGGCTCTGTCTACCACTCTGATGTCTTTGCTATGATCG GGACACTCTTCCTTTGGATGTTCTGGCCAAGTTTCAACTCTGCCATCGCAGATCATGGAGATGGCCAACATAGGGCAGCCATAAACACCTACCTGGCCTTGGCTGCCTCTGTTCTAACTACATTTGCCATATCTAGCCTTTCAGCCAAGAAGGGTAAATTGGACATG GTGCATATCCAGAATGCCACCCTGGCTGGGGGAGTTGCCATGGGGACAGCGGCCGAGTTTATGATCACACCCTACGGTTCACTCATTGTGGGCTTCTGCTGCAGTATACTGTCAACTTTTGGCTACCTGGTGATCACT CCCTTCATGGAGAAGTACATGAAGATTCAAGACACCTGTGGCATCCACAACCTCCATGCTATGCCTGGTGTTCTTGGAGGAATTATTGGTGCCATCACAGCGGCTACTGCTAGTACGGGTGTCTATGGACATGAGGG GTTGGTAAATACCTTTGATTTTGAAGGGGATTTTGCAGAGAGGTCACCAAGCACCCAAGGAGGTTTCCAGGCTGCCGGACTTTGTGTAGCTCTCACCTTTGGCCTCGTAGGTGGAGCTATAGTAG GTTTTATTCTGAAATTGCAAATCTGGGGAGACCCGTCAGATGATAATTGCTTCGATGATGAGGTGTACTGGGAG GTGCCTGAGGATGAGGAGAGCCCTATTCTTCAGTACAACAGCCATATGATCGAGAAAAATCCAGACCGGAT GTCGGAATTTACTGTGGAACAAAGCTGA